One Xenopus tropicalis strain Nigerian chromosome 8, UCB_Xtro_10.0, whole genome shotgun sequence genomic window carries:
- the LOC116406628 gene encoding toll-like receptor 6 — protein sequence LPRNGFHNIENSCKTIFVLSHNFVNSEWCNYELYFAHQRAIGHSFEDVILVVKKNVTLKDLPKRFHKLRKMLRKKTYLEWPSEPSKQHFFWIQLKNILGSPSTAGALEPCPASEVPSITYSKMNLPGS from the coding sequence CTGCCCCGTAATGGATTTCACAACATCGAGAACAGTTGCAAAACCATCTTCGTTCTCTCCCACAACTTCGTCAACAGCGAGTGGTGCAATTATGAGCTGTATTTTGCCCACCAGAGGGCCATCGGACACTCGTTTGAGGACGTCATCTTGGTGGTCAAGAAGAACGTCACCCTGAAGGACCTTCCGAAGAGGTTTCACAAGCTCAGGAAGATGCTGAGGAAGAAGACCTACCTGGAGTGGCCTTCAGAGCCAAGCAAGCAGCATTTCTTTTGGATACAGTTGAAGAACATTTTAGGCAGCCCTTCCACTGCCGGGGCTCTGGAACCATGTCCTGCCTCAGAGGTCCCATCAATAACCTACAGCAAAATGAACTTGCCAGGCAGCTGA